A single Pedobacter sp. PACM 27299 DNA region contains:
- a CDS encoding cell division protein FtsQ/DivIB, with amino-acid sequence MFKDINWKFVFRCFAWVVCLCGVVVLMSFISMKKDTVTITNVKILIPGADNFIEREEIDAVLKQSQGSLIGRKLEDINLQAIEKKIQSNPYIAQATVYADMDGVIHIEVKQRQPILRVINAGGQDYYIDRDGLKMPVSPNFTANVLVANGNIMERFSGRVDTLITKLAADLYETALFIKRDTLWDAQIEQLYVDDRMDIELIPRVGNQRILLGSADSLQVKMRNLLAFYKQAMPKVGWDTYKTINIKYTNQVVCEKNKPDSQLVNGVKRPKIVDTAKANKGVINALVLQQIAKEMKNDADDPYVPDGAIAAAPVKASAPKPVSKPAVKKVEAAKPVIKKPEPKKSEPKKTAAVKPPVKKLATNPVAKAKPVTSPVKKTSTAKTEKKTTAKKPAAAAEKR; translated from the coding sequence ATGTTTAAAGACATCAATTGGAAATTTGTATTCAGATGCTTTGCATGGGTAGTTTGCCTGTGTGGAGTGGTTGTGCTCATGAGTTTCATCAGCATGAAGAAGGATACGGTGACCATTACGAATGTCAAAATATTGATCCCTGGAGCAGATAATTTTATTGAGCGAGAGGAGATAGATGCGGTTTTAAAGCAGAGTCAGGGCTCTTTAATCGGTCGGAAGCTGGAAGATATCAACCTGCAGGCGATAGAGAAAAAGATACAATCTAACCCCTATATTGCTCAGGCAACGGTGTATGCGGACATGGATGGCGTGATTCATATTGAAGTTAAACAGCGTCAGCCGATTTTAAGGGTAATTAACGCTGGCGGTCAGGACTATTACATTGACCGTGACGGACTAAAAATGCCAGTGTCTCCGAACTTTACGGCTAACGTTTTGGTGGCTAATGGAAACATTATGGAACGTTTTAGTGGTAGAGTAGACACTTTAATCACCAAATTGGCAGCAGATTTGTACGAGACGGCATTGTTCATCAAAAGAGATACTTTGTGGGATGCACAAATTGAGCAATTGTATGTAGATGATAGAATGGATATTGAGTTGATCCCAAGAGTAGGTAACCAGCGCATCTTGCTGGGCTCTGCTGATTCCTTGCAGGTGAAAATGAGAAATCTTCTGGCGTTTTATAAACAGGCCATGCCGAAAGTGGGATGGGATACCTATAAAACGATCAATATTAAATATACGAATCAGGTGGTTTGTGAAAAGAACAAACCAGATTCGCAGCTAGTGAATGGAGTGAAGCGGCCGAAAATTGTGGATACCGCAAAAGCGAATAAGGGAGTGATTAACGCATTGGTTTTGCAGCAGATTGCAAAGGAAATGAAAAACGATGCGGATGATCCTTATGTTCCGGATGGAGCAATTGCTGCAGCGCCAGTTAAGGCTTCAGCGCCGAAGCCGGTGAGTAAGCCTGCGGTAAAAAAGGTGGAAGCTGCGAAACCTGTAATTAAAAAGCCTGAGCCGAAAAAATCGGAACCGAAAAAGACAGCAGCGGTAAAGCCTCCGGTCAAGAAGCTGGCGACTAATCCGGTTGCAAAAGCAAAGCCAGTGACGAGTCCGGTTAAAAAGACGAGTACTGCAAAAACAGAGAAAAAAACAACTGCAAAGAAGCCGGCAGCGGCAGCAGAAAAGAGATAA
- the ftsA gene encoding cell division protein FtsA — protein sequence MGKEKSIVQSPIVVGLDIGTTKICVIVGRRTQHKKIEVLGIGKAESAGVTRGVVSNIQKTVQGIAQAVEVASGQSNVEIRVVNVGIAGQHIKSLQHRGILTRRELNNEIGKKDIDKLIDDMFKLVMPPGEEIIHVLPQEFTIDNEPGVKDPIGMAGVRLEANFHIISGQVTAVKNIMRCVTNAGLQTQELILEPLASSESVLSDEEKEAGIALVDIGGGTTDIAIFHEGIIRHTAVIPFGGNSVTEDIREGCSVMRNQAELLKTRFGSALAEENKENEIICVPGLRGREPKEISVKNLAYVIQARMEEIIEHVYYEIKSSGYEKKLIGGVVITGGGALLKHLSQLVEYVTGLDCRVGYPNEHLSKYEDMPKTIYDDLKSPMYATSVGLLIKGIQKAEELIEEMKQPGVYVEKPKDPKDKNKNSGGGLFDKLLAKAKDFVKDDMNVSDEDYIKS from the coding sequence ATGGGCAAAGAAAAATCTATCGTGCAGTCTCCAATCGTAGTAGGATTGGATATTGGTACTACAAAAATTTGCGTGATCGTTGGTCGGCGCACTCAGCATAAAAAAATAGAGGTATTGGGCATTGGAAAAGCGGAATCAGCAGGGGTAACCCGTGGTGTGGTTTCGAATATTCAAAAAACAGTTCAGGGAATCGCACAGGCAGTTGAAGTTGCCAGCGGTCAATCGAATGTAGAAATCCGCGTGGTGAACGTTGGTATCGCTGGTCAGCATATCAAGAGTTTACAGCACCGCGGCATTTTGACCAGGAGAGAGCTGAACAATGAAATTGGAAAGAAAGACATCGACAAATTAATTGATGATATGTTCAAACTGGTGATGCCCCCAGGAGAAGAAATCATTCATGTCTTGCCTCAGGAATTTACGATCGATAATGAGCCCGGTGTGAAAGACCCGATCGGGATGGCAGGGGTGCGTTTAGAAGCGAACTTCCACATCATCTCCGGACAGGTAACTGCGGTTAAAAATATAATGAGGTGCGTAACCAATGCTGGGTTGCAAACTCAGGAATTAATTTTAGAGCCTCTTGCTTCTTCAGAGTCGGTGTTGAGCGACGAAGAGAAGGAAGCTGGTATTGCTTTAGTGGATATTGGTGGTGGTACAACCGATATTGCTATTTTTCATGAAGGCATCATCCGCCATACTGCTGTGATCCCATTTGGGGGTAACAGTGTAACGGAAGATATTCGTGAAGGATGTTCTGTGATGAGAAACCAGGCTGAATTGTTGAAGACCCGTTTCGGTTCTGCCCTGGCTGAAGAGAACAAAGAAAATGAGATCATTTGTGTTCCCGGCCTTCGTGGTAGAGAGCCAAAAGAGATTTCTGTGAAAAACTTAGCTTATGTGATCCAGGCCCGTATGGAAGAAATCATTGAGCATGTTTATTATGAGATTAAATCGTCTGGTTATGAGAAAAAATTAATCGGTGGTGTAGTGATCACCGGTGGTGGTGCATTGCTGAAACACCTTTCTCAGCTGGTAGAATATGTAACTGGCTTAGATTGCCGCGTGGGTTATCCTAATGAGCATTTATCGAAATATGAAGATATGCCGAAGACCATTTATGACGATTTGAAAAGTCCAATGTATGCAACCAGTGTTGGTTTGCTGATCAAAGGAATTCAAAAAGCGGAAGAACTGATCGAAGAAATGAAACAGCCAGGCGTATATGTTGAAAAACCAAAGGATCCTAAAGACAAGAACAAGAATTCTGGTGGTGGACTGTTCGACAAGCTGCTGGCCAAGGCTAAAGACTTCGTAAAGGACGATATGAACGTAAGCGACGAAGATTATATTAAATCATAA
- the murC gene encoding UDP-N-acetylmuramate--L-alanine ligase has translation MKLDKIKRIYFVGIGGIGMSALARYFKNRGCEVCGYDKTRTNLTIALEEEGIAVAYIDEVLALPVEFLAHDEYTLVVYTPAIPKHSALLHYFQEQGFVMKKRSEVLGIISEGQFCIAVAGTHGKTTTSSIIAHVLTDTGFGCTAFLGGIASNYNSNFLLGTNHVVVVEADEYDRSFLTLHPDISVITSMDADHLDIYGDANQLEESFRLFAGQLKPEGTLFVKAGLPLEGGLNYSAGMDAPIKGENIRVAGSKFVFDYVDGEVKISDVQLMLPGKHNVENAVAAMAVALKLGIDADKIKGAIASFKGVKRRFEYIVNTKNHIYIDDYAHHPEELKACFHAVRQLYPDKKMTVIFQPHLFSRTRDFADGFAEVLSTVDDLILLDIYPARELPIEGVDSAFLLDKITLESKEICAKDLVLERIKTKNPELLITVGAGDIDTLIQPLKTNFTHV, from the coding sequence GTGAAGTTAGATAAGATTAAGAGGATTTATTTTGTAGGCATCGGTGGTATTGGCATGAGTGCGCTTGCCCGTTACTTCAAAAACAGAGGTTGCGAGGTTTGCGGTTATGATAAAACCAGGACCAATCTGACAATCGCTTTAGAAGAAGAAGGAATTGCGGTTGCTTACATCGACGAAGTATTGGCTTTGCCAGTAGAGTTTTTAGCCCATGACGAATACACGTTAGTGGTGTATACGCCTGCGATTCCTAAACATAGTGCCTTACTTCATTATTTCCAGGAACAGGGATTTGTGATGAAGAAACGTTCTGAAGTATTAGGGATCATCAGCGAAGGACAATTTTGTATCGCTGTTGCTGGTACCCATGGTAAAACCACGACTTCTTCTATCATTGCTCATGTGCTGACGGATACCGGTTTTGGCTGTACTGCTTTTTTAGGCGGCATTGCCAGCAATTATAACAGTAACTTTTTATTGGGGACCAATCACGTAGTGGTGGTAGAAGCCGATGAATATGACCGTTCTTTCCTGACTTTGCATCCGGATATTTCTGTGATTACTTCTATGGATGCGGATCACCTGGACATCTATGGTGACGCGAACCAGCTGGAAGAGTCTTTCCGCCTGTTTGCCGGACAATTGAAACCGGAAGGGACTTTGTTCGTTAAGGCAGGTTTGCCTTTGGAAGGCGGTCTGAATTACAGTGCAGGGATGGATGCTCCGATCAAAGGGGAAAACATTCGCGTAGCAGGATCAAAGTTTGTTTTTGATTATGTAGATGGCGAGGTTAAGATTTCCGATGTACAGTTAATGCTGCCTGGAAAACACAATGTTGAAAATGCAGTAGCAGCAATGGCAGTGGCCTTAAAGCTAGGCATTGATGCGGATAAAATAAAGGGCGCTATTGCCAGTTTTAAAGGAGTGAAAAGAAGGTTTGAATATATTGTGAATACAAAAAATCACATTTATATTGACGACTATGCGCACCATCCTGAAGAATTAAAAGCTTGTTTTCATGCGGTCAGACAACTGTATCCGGATAAGAAAATGACAGTGATTTTTCAACCCCATTTGTTCAGTCGCACGCGCGATTTTGCCGATGGATTTGCAGAAGTATTGAGTACCGTTGATGACCTGATTTTACTGGACATCTACCCGGCAAGAGAGCTGCCGATTGAAGGCGTTGATTCGGCATTTTTGCTGGATAAAATCACCTTAGAAAGTAAAGAGATTTGCGCGAAAGACCTTGTGCTGGAGCGTATTAAAACTAAAAACCCGGAGCTGCTGATTACTGTAGGTGCCGGAGATATTGACACGTTAATACAACCGTTAAAAACTAATTTCACTCATGTTTAA
- the murG gene encoding undecaprenyldiphospho-muramoylpentapeptide beta-N-acetylglucosaminyltransferase: protein MKRATRVIISGGGTGGHIFPAISIANALKRMEPSCEILFVGATGRMEMEKVPAAGYKIIGLNISGIQRGSIVKNLSLPFKMLGSMRKALQLIADFKPDVVVGVGGYASGPILFAASLKNIPYLIQEQNSYAGVTNKWLGKKAAKVCVAFDEMDQFFPAANILKTGNPVRKDVVDIAHKHHAGAELLKLDPLKKTILVTGGSLGAGTLNKSIEKHLQDLIAEDVQVIWQTGKFYYKGIVERLGLDYHPNVCILEFLNKMDMAYAAADLIISRAGAGTIAELCLIKKPVILVPSPNVAEDHQTKNAMALVKHHAALLIADRSAEDTLVSEALMLLKDKDRCKMLSENIGKMALPDADNIIAEEVLILAGKGGLREVR, encoded by the coding sequence ATGAAGAGAGCAACGAGAGTAATTATTTCAGGTGGTGGTACCGGCGGACATATTTTTCCGGCGATATCGATAGCGAATGCCTTAAAACGCATGGAGCCTAGCTGTGAGATTTTATTTGTCGGCGCAACAGGCAGAATGGAAATGGAAAAAGTTCCTGCTGCCGGATATAAGATCATTGGTTTAAACATCAGCGGTATACAAAGAGGCTCAATCGTAAAAAATTTAAGTTTGCCATTTAAAATGCTAGGAAGCATGCGTAAAGCCTTGCAGTTAATTGCTGATTTTAAACCTGATGTAGTGGTTGGTGTAGGTGGCTATGCTTCCGGACCCATCCTATTTGCTGCATCATTAAAAAATATCCCTTACCTGATTCAGGAGCAAAACTCCTATGCAGGGGTAACCAATAAGTGGTTAGGGAAAAAAGCAGCGAAAGTATGTGTGGCTTTTGACGAGATGGATCAGTTTTTCCCAGCAGCGAATATCCTGAAAACAGGAAATCCAGTTAGGAAAGATGTGGTAGACATTGCGCATAAACATCATGCTGGCGCAGAATTGCTGAAACTGGACCCATTAAAGAAAACCATCCTGGTGACAGGTGGAAGTCTGGGTGCAGGTACCTTAAACAAAAGTATTGAAAAGCATTTACAAGACTTAATTGCTGAAGATGTTCAGGTGATCTGGCAGACGGGCAAGTTTTATTATAAAGGGATTGTAGAGCGCTTAGGTTTGGATTACCATCCGAACGTATGTATTCTGGAGTTTCTGAATAAGATGGACATGGCTTATGCCGCTGCTGACCTGATCATTTCCAGAGCAGGAGCAGGCACTATTGCGGAGCTTTGCCTGATTAAAAAGCCAGTAATTCTGGTGCCTTCGCCAAATGTGGCAGAAGACCACCAGACAAAAAATGCAATGGCATTGGTGAAGCACCATGCAGCGCTTTTAATTGCCGATCGCTCTGCGGAAGATACGCTGGTATCAGAAGCATTAATGTTATTAAAAGATAAAGATCGCTGTAAAATGCTTTCTGAAAATATAGGAAAAATGGCTTTGCCTGATGCGGATAACATCATTGCAGAAGAGGTGTTAATTTTAGCAGGGAAAGGAGGTTTACGTGAAGTTAGATAA